TCGAACAGTGCTTCGGGCAGCGACCCCTCAAGGGAGTTATTGTACAAGGTGATGATGCTGAGCTCGGTGAGAAGCCTGAACGTGTCCGGCAGTGCGCCGGAGAGCCGGTtgtccgccaatgccaatgcctgcAGCCGCCTGCATTCCCCGAGACTCGCTGGGATTGAGCCGGACAGGTCATTCTGCCGGAGCTGAAGCACCGTTAGGCTCTTGAGGTTCCCGATCTTCTCAGGGATAGTCCCATGGAAATGGTTGCCGAAGAAGTCCACCTCTTCCAAGCTCGTGCAGTTGGTGATCTCATCAGGTATGGTCCCAGACATCTGATTCTCGTACAGGAACAAgaccttcagcctctgcagccggcCGATCTCCGGCGGGAGCACACCGGTGAGGCCATTGTGGTACAGGGACAGCATCTCCAGGTTGCTCAAGTTACCTATCTCAGGTGGCAGAACGCCGGTAAGGCTGTTGTTGTGCAGCACAAGGTTGACAAGGTTCGACAGCCGGTCGATCTCCGACGGAATCTTTCCGGTGAAGCTGTTGTTCGACGCGTCGATGGATCGCAGTGAAATGCAGTTGAGCAGCCCCTCGATGCCTCCTTTGAGGTTGTTCCCGGCAAGGAACAGGCTCTCCAAGCTCGAGTTGCCAGGGCAGAGGCCTTCAGGTATGGTACCATCAAGAACATTGTCAGAGAGCACAAGGTACTTCAGGTTCTTCAGCTGTGATGTGGAGATGCTGATCACTCCAGAGATGTTGTTCTTGGACAAGTCAAGAACCTGCAGCTGGCTCAGCTGGTTCAGCTCTTCCGGGATGGCGCCTGTCAGGCTGTTGCCGAGCAGGTTGAGGTATGTCAGGCTGGATAGCTTCCCAATATCCGCCGGAATCGCACCGGAAAACTGATTGTTTGCAAGGTTGAGAGACTGGAGAACACTCAGGCTGCCAATGAACGAGGGAATGATGCCACCCAGCCTATTATCAGACACTGACAGACTACGCAGATTTGCGCAACCACCAAGCTGCTCCGGGATGCTTCCGGTGAGAGTGTTGTTGTCCAAGACCAGCTGCTGCAGGTTCTTCAGGTTGCCAATCTGGTGAGGAATGGCACCACTCAGCTGGCAATAGGCCAACCCCATGGTCTCGagctccgtgcagttgccgagctgCGGTGGTATCTCGCTGTGCAGCCTGTTGTCGCCAATCCTGAGAACTTTTAGGTTCCCAAGGAGGCCCAGCTCCGGAGGGATGGTGCCGACGAGGGCGTTGGAGTAGATGAGCAGCGTCTTCAGGTTCTGCAGCATGCCGAGCTCTGCCGGGATCGGCCCGGTGAGGGAGTTGGAGGACAGGTCAATGAACTCCACAGATATCAGGCCAGATATCGCCGGCGATATCGTGCCGGATAGGCCGTATCCCGACAAGTTGAGGCCTGTCACAATGCCCTCTCCCAGCAGGCATGAAACACCGTGCCAGGAGCAGACATCAGCCTTCGGCGACCAGTCGGAGAGGATGCCTTGAGGATCGATGAGATCGGACTTCACCTGCAGCAGAGTGGTAGGAGCCATGTCCGGTGTGGCTACACATTCCGGTGCAAGCAGGATGCCAAAGAGCAGAGATAGAAGAAGCGCAAGCGGAATGGCCATTGCTACGATGTTATGATGCAACTGTGTAAACTAGAAAGGGGGAGCTGAACTTACAGGATAGCTGCTACCCCGGAGTTGGGAAGATGTGTATAAACCCCCATTGCTGTGGTGTGG
The sequence above is a segment of the Triticum dicoccoides isolate Atlit2015 ecotype Zavitan chromosome 1A, WEW_v2.0, whole genome shotgun sequence genome. Coding sequences within it:
- the LOC119365764 gene encoding LRR receptor-like serine/threonine-protein kinase GSO1; this translates as MAIPLALLLSLLFGILLAPECVATPDMAPTTLLQVKSDLIDPQGILSDWSPKADVCSWHGVSCLLGEGIVTGLNLSGYGLSGTISPAISGLISVEFIDLSSNSLTGPIPAELGMLQNLKTLLIYSNALVGTIPPELGLLGNLKVLRIGDNRLHSEIPPQLGNCTELETMGLAYCQLSGAIPHQIGNLKNLQQLVLDNNTLTGSIPEQLGGCANLRSLSVSDNRLGGIIPSFIGSLSVLQSLNLANNQFSGAIPADIGKLSSLTYLNLLGNSLTGAIPEELNQLSQLQVLDLSKNNISGVISISTSQLKNLKYLVLSDNVLDGTIPEGLCPGNSSLESLFLAGNNLKGGIEGLLNCISLRSIDASNNSFTGKIPSEIDRLSNLVNLVLHNNSLTGVLPPEIGNLSNLEMLSLYHNGLTGVLPPEIGRLQRLKVLFLYENQMSGTIPDEITNCTSLEEVDFFGNHFHGTIPEKIGNLKSLTVLQLRQNDLSGSIPASLGECRRLQALALADNRLSGALPDTFRLLTELSIITLYNNSLEGSLPEALFELKNLTVINISHNRFSGSVVPLLGSSSLPVLVLTDNNFSGVIPTAVTRSRNMVRLQLAGNHLTGAIPAELGDLTQLKMLDLSSNNLSGDIPSQLSNCLQLTHLNLERNSLTGAVPSWLGGLRFLGELDLSSNALTGVIPVELGNCSSLLKLSLSGNRLSGSIPQEIGRLTSLNVLNLQKNSLTGVIPPTLRRCNKLYELRLSENSLEGPIPMELGQLSELQVMLDLSQNRLTGQIPTSLGNLVKLERLNLSSNQLHGQIPASLLQLTSLNRLNLSDNLLSGTIPAVLSSFPAASYAGNNELCGAPLPTCGANGRRLASATVSGIVAAIAIVSATVCMALLYIMLRMWSNWREVSVSSSDGEEPEAHGKGGKCCAGDGKYWKVGSGLVVAPSTEEKYSSASESSVLHGKLTEASAINSKG